One segment of Strix aluco isolate bStrAlu1 chromosome 17, bStrAlu1.hap1, whole genome shotgun sequence DNA contains the following:
- the FAM217B gene encoding protein FAM217B isoform X1: protein MGPGIQEYPLLLHRETQKKESQINENHKGMVNYSNGKSHLSTKGLNKPISHVKSSPGRLGKNVSSAIEKVSHDTQDSNQPGIFKKGRNQLDDNTQSKRITTVCTSLHGVQGPKRSLPERRQNESFLPRIPPGIKDSTQGSFCRVKHVPVQHFYCSEKEQLEKNQKEHVAEAGPCSSKWQEASVDEMFLDFESVQIIKDDAEDDSASDLSDSERIPIPPSPCTPPELILRAEEIDPVCLEHVPDTGFKESEYYYPDFLPPPFNSWDLKQLAIFVNVEGKTEFRPKPTGFLEKYIDRLLQLEWLQMQTVQNEKGKAAKARPQTAPGSIRTLKSPGKGKALLSPLPNKQVVPQESVAKLPRSYSGHRGDSFCEESRQLYSHPGHLKLSERTGCAMSSQRQSGEIRSELKKKTAAKQQLLNMQPSDNSSKIQSVGNIRPPKQTPVFHGSAAPIKGLKTYACTNPKKNGNVNNCVPSKTPTGDRKIKPNGTKQTSHKFK, encoded by the exons ATGGGACCAGGCATTCAAGAATATCCCTTATTACTGCACAGAGagacacagaaaaaggaaagccaAATCAATGAAAACCACAAAGGAATGGTAAa TTACAGTAATGGAAAAAGCCATCTGAGCACCAAAGGACTGAATAAACCAATTTCTCATGTGAAATCTTCTCCTGGAAGATTAGGCAAAAATGTATCAAGTGCCATTGAAAAG GTTTCCCATGACACTCAAGATAGTAACCAACCAGGTATTTTTAAGAAGGGAAGAAACCAGCTGGATGACAATACTCAGTCAAAAAG gATCACGACTGTTTGCACATCACTGCATGGAGTCCAAGGACCAAAGAGGAGTCTCCCAGAAAGAAGGCAAAATGAATCTTTTCTGCCCAGGATCCCTCCTGGCATAAAGGACAGCACACAAGGTAGCTTCTGTAGGGTTAAACATGTCCCAGTGCAACATTTTTATTGCAGTGAAAAAGAACAGTTGGAAAAGAATCAGAAAGAACATGTTGCTGAAGCTGGTCCTTGCTCTTCTAAATGGCAAGAAGCATCTGTAGATGAAATGTTTCTTGATTTTGAATCAGTACAAATTATTAAAGATGATGCTGAAGATGATAGTGCCAGTGATCTCTCTGATTCAGAAAGGATTCCCATTCCCCCATCTCCCTGCACGCCACCAGAACTCATTCTCAGAGCTGAAGAAATTGATCCAGTTTGTTTGGAACATGTTCCTGATACGGGTTTTAAAGAATCAGAATATTACTACCCAGacttcctcccaccccctttcaacTCATGGGACTTGAAGCAACTGGCCATCTTTGTTAATGTAGAGGGTAAAACTGAATTTCGACCAAAGCCAACAGGATTTCTTGAGAAATACATTGATCGTCTTTTGCAGCTGGAATGGCTGCAAATGCAGACTGTGCAGAATGAGAAAGGAAAGGCAGCCAAAGCCAGACCACAGACTGCTCCCGGCTCCATCCGTACCCTAAAAAGCCCTGGCAAAGGCAAAGCATTGCTCAGCCCTTTGCCTAACAAGCAAGTGGTTCCCCAAGAAAGTGTTGCAAAGCTGCCCAGAAGCTATTCAGGTCACAGGGGAGATTCATTCTGTGAAGAAAGTCGCCAGTTATATTCTCATCCAGGTCACTTGAAACTTTCTGAGAGAACGGGATGTGCAATGTCTTCTCAGAGACAGTCTGGTGAAATAAGgagtgaactgaaaaaaaaaacagctgcaaAGCAACAGCTTCTCAATATGCAGCCCTCTGACAACAGTTCCAAAATTCAAAGTGTTGGTAATATCAGACCCCCTAAGCAAACCCCAGTATTTCATGGTTCAGCTGCTCCCATCAAAGGCTTAAAAACATACGCGTGTACAAATCCAAAGAAAAATGGCAACGTCAACAATTGCGTTCCTTCTAAAACACCAACAGGggacaggaaaataaaaccaaatggcACGAAGCAAACATCACAcaaatttaaatga
- the FAM217B gene encoding protein FAM217B isoform X2 produces MKTTKECYSNGKSHLSTKGLNKPISHVKSSPGRLGKNVSSAIEKVSHDTQDSNQPGIFKKGRNQLDDNTQSKRITTVCTSLHGVQGPKRSLPERRQNESFLPRIPPGIKDSTQGSFCRVKHVPVQHFYCSEKEQLEKNQKEHVAEAGPCSSKWQEASVDEMFLDFESVQIIKDDAEDDSASDLSDSERIPIPPSPCTPPELILRAEEIDPVCLEHVPDTGFKESEYYYPDFLPPPFNSWDLKQLAIFVNVEGKTEFRPKPTGFLEKYIDRLLQLEWLQMQTVQNEKGKAAKARPQTAPGSIRTLKSPGKGKALLSPLPNKQVVPQESVAKLPRSYSGHRGDSFCEESRQLYSHPGHLKLSERTGCAMSSQRQSGEIRSELKKKTAAKQQLLNMQPSDNSSKIQSVGNIRPPKQTPVFHGSAAPIKGLKTYACTNPKKNGNVNNCVPSKTPTGDRKIKPNGTKQTSHKFK; encoded by the exons ATGAAAACCACAAAGGAATG TTACAGTAATGGAAAAAGCCATCTGAGCACCAAAGGACTGAATAAACCAATTTCTCATGTGAAATCTTCTCCTGGAAGATTAGGCAAAAATGTATCAAGTGCCATTGAAAAG GTTTCCCATGACACTCAAGATAGTAACCAACCAGGTATTTTTAAGAAGGGAAGAAACCAGCTGGATGACAATACTCAGTCAAAAAG gATCACGACTGTTTGCACATCACTGCATGGAGTCCAAGGACCAAAGAGGAGTCTCCCAGAAAGAAGGCAAAATGAATCTTTTCTGCCCAGGATCCCTCCTGGCATAAAGGACAGCACACAAGGTAGCTTCTGTAGGGTTAAACATGTCCCAGTGCAACATTTTTATTGCAGTGAAAAAGAACAGTTGGAAAAGAATCAGAAAGAACATGTTGCTGAAGCTGGTCCTTGCTCTTCTAAATGGCAAGAAGCATCTGTAGATGAAATGTTTCTTGATTTTGAATCAGTACAAATTATTAAAGATGATGCTGAAGATGATAGTGCCAGTGATCTCTCTGATTCAGAAAGGATTCCCATTCCCCCATCTCCCTGCACGCCACCAGAACTCATTCTCAGAGCTGAAGAAATTGATCCAGTTTGTTTGGAACATGTTCCTGATACGGGTTTTAAAGAATCAGAATATTACTACCCAGacttcctcccaccccctttcaacTCATGGGACTTGAAGCAACTGGCCATCTTTGTTAATGTAGAGGGTAAAACTGAATTTCGACCAAAGCCAACAGGATTTCTTGAGAAATACATTGATCGTCTTTTGCAGCTGGAATGGCTGCAAATGCAGACTGTGCAGAATGAGAAAGGAAAGGCAGCCAAAGCCAGACCACAGACTGCTCCCGGCTCCATCCGTACCCTAAAAAGCCCTGGCAAAGGCAAAGCATTGCTCAGCCCTTTGCCTAACAAGCAAGTGGTTCCCCAAGAAAGTGTTGCAAAGCTGCCCAGAAGCTATTCAGGTCACAGGGGAGATTCATTCTGTGAAGAAAGTCGCCAGTTATATTCTCATCCAGGTCACTTGAAACTTTCTGAGAGAACGGGATGTGCAATGTCTTCTCAGAGACAGTCTGGTGAAATAAGgagtgaactgaaaaaaaaaacagctgcaaAGCAACAGCTTCTCAATATGCAGCCCTCTGACAACAGTTCCAAAATTCAAAGTGTTGGTAATATCAGACCCCCTAAGCAAACCCCAGTATTTCATGGTTCAGCTGCTCCCATCAAAGGCTTAAAAACATACGCGTGTACAAATCCAAAGAAAAATGGCAACGTCAACAATTGCGTTCCTTCTAAAACACCAACAGGggacaggaaaataaaaccaaatggcACGAAGCAAACATCACAcaaatttaaatga
- the PPP1R3D gene encoding protein phosphatase 1 regulatory subunit 3D — protein MEVRGPRRNPSYLSDLYQNMLRAEEAQGRGQLQPPAVHTSSSMTLWSGTPARGDPQPDKLRSSTSSNCDPALRPIIRRRARSLPTSSERRKQAAVHCQVPGCQSRMNRVRFADALGLELTEVKVFQTGEDPSIPLHVLSRLSINSDLWYSSLDLEFTMQCLVPDFQQPADCMDFSSRLQEQQVCLERVTSSDLGLSGTIQVRNVAFEKQVSVRYTFNQWKSLHEVCAHWHNSIPEKNGQDQVDVFTFFLPVPPFLLQLCSVVQFAARYQVNGQEYWDNNRGKNYSLTCRTHPLKMPRECEESWIHFI, from the coding sequence ATGGAGGTACGTGGTCCTCGGAGGAATCCCAGCTACCTCTCTGATCTCTATCAGAACATGTTACGGGCTGAAGAAGCGCAGGGACGAGGGCAACTGCAGCCCCCAGCAGTCCATACAAGTAGCAGCATGACTCTTTGGAGTGGTACCCCAGCCAGGGGAGATCCCCAGCCAGATAAACTTCGGAGCAGCACTTCCTCCAACTGTGATCCAGCATTACGGCCTATCATACGCCGCCGAGCGAGGTCTTTGCCTACATCATCTGAAAGAAGGAAGCAAGCAGCAGTGCACTGTCAAGTTCCTGGGTGCCAGAGTCGTATGAACCGGGTGAGATTTGCTGATGCTTTGGGCTTGGAGCTCACTGAAGTGAAAGTCTTCCAGACTGGGGAGGACCCATCGATCCCCTTGCATGTCCTTTCCAGGCTCTCCATAAACTCAGACCTCTGGTACAGCAGCTTGGACTTGGAGTTTACTATGCAGTGCTTGGTCCCTGACTTCCAGCAGCCTGCAGACTGTATGGATTTCTCCTCCCGACTTCAGGAGCAGCAGGTGTGTCTTGAGCGAGTGACTAGCTCAGATTTGGGGCTCAGTGGCACCATCCAGGTTCGCAATGTTGCTTTTGAGAAGCAGGTATCCGTGCGATACACCTTCAACCAGTGGAAAAGCCTCCATGAAGTGTGTGCTCATTGGCACAATAGCATCCCTGAGAAAAACGGGCAGGATCAGGTTgatgttttcactttctttctccctgtgcctcccttcctccttcagctgtgctctgtAGTCCAGTTTGCAGCAAGGTACCAAGTCAACGGCCAGGAGTACTGGGATAACAACAGAGGCAAAAACTACAGTCTTACCTGCCGGACTCACCCCCTTAAGATGCCTAGAGAATGCGAGGAGAGCTGGATCCACTTCATCTGA